In Chryseobacterium lactis, a single genomic region encodes these proteins:
- a CDS encoding dimethylarginine dimethylaminohydrolase family protein, which produces MRLNIKNETGRLKSVVLGQPNSLGPVPTLEESYDAKSYYSIEHNIYPKEVDIINEMNAFEAVLKKYDVEVLRPSIIQDYNQVFSRDVAFVIDDKMIISNVIADRADEQEAYKSVFEKVAWRKIINLPETAHIEGGDVIVWNDFIFIGTCFSEDYRNYKTARTNEYAIEILKEYFPKKRIIDLELKKNDKIPFEGILHLDCTFNPIGKDKCIIYKEGFVDESDYRLIIDIFGEENCFHINDEEMFEMFPNIFSISPDVVVSDKTFTRMNNHLRDEWGMTVEEIPYREISKMGGLLRCSTMPLVRE; this is translated from the coding sequence ATGAGACTAAACATTAAAAACGAAACGGGAAGGCTAAAGTCAGTAGTGCTAGGCCAACCTAATTCACTGGGACCGGTTCCCACGCTAGAGGAAAGTTATGACGCTAAGTCATATTACTCAATCGAACACAATATTTATCCTAAGGAAGTGGATATCATCAATGAGATGAACGCTTTCGAAGCCGTTTTAAAAAAATATGACGTTGAAGTACTTCGACCAAGCATTATTCAGGATTATAACCAGGTTTTTTCGCGAGATGTAGCCTTTGTCATTGATGATAAAATGATTATTTCCAACGTGATTGCTGACAGAGCGGATGAACAGGAAGCGTACAAAAGCGTTTTTGAAAAAGTAGCCTGGAGAAAAATTATTAATCTTCCGGAAACGGCGCATATCGAAGGAGGTGATGTTATCGTATGGAACGATTTCATTTTCATCGGGACATGTTTCAGCGAAGATTACAGAAACTATAAAACGGCGAGAACCAACGAGTATGCCATTGAAATTTTAAAAGAATACTTTCCAAAGAAAAGAATTATCGATCTTGAATTAAAGAAAAATGATAAGATTCCGTTCGAGGGAATTTTGCACCTGGACTGTACATTTAATCCAATTGGTAAAGACAAATGTATCATTTACAAGGAAGGATTTGTTGACGAAAGCGATTACCGTTTAATCATCGATATTTTCGGAGAAGAAAACTGTTTCCACATCAATGATGAAGAAATGTTTGAAATGTTCCCGAATATCTTTTCTATTTCTCCTGATGTTGTTGTTTCGGACAAAACATTTACCAGAATGAACAACCACTTAAGAGACGAATGGGGAATGACTGTTGAAGAGATTCCTTACAGAGAGATTTCCAAAATGGGTGGATTGCTGAGGTGTTCTACGATGCCACTTGTGAGAGAGTAA
- the ctlX gene encoding citrulline utilization hydrolase CtlX, with protein MQTTDTVLMIEPIAFGYNAETAKNNYFQVEQTGSDIQLKALAEFNTFVGKLRGKGINVITIKDTLDPHTPDSIFPNNWVSFHKDGKVVLYPMFASNRRVERREDIIESIQDQGFEVSEIDDWSFSETQGHFLEGTGSMIFDHDNKIAYGSVSLRLDEKLFREFCAKYGFTPVVFHSYQTVGLERLPIYHTNVMMCVADKFVVICLDCIDDELEREKVIETIKNSGKEIVEISEEQMQQFAGNMLQVQNKEGEKFLVMSQTAYLSLTTDQVTAIEKYCEIIYSDLNTIEVNGGGSARCMLAEVFLPKK; from the coding sequence ATGCAAACAACAGATACTGTATTAATGATAGAGCCGATCGCATTCGGTTATAACGCAGAGACTGCGAAAAATAATTACTTTCAGGTGGAACAGACAGGTTCTGATATCCAGTTAAAAGCTTTGGCTGAATTCAATACTTTTGTTGGAAAACTGAGAGGAAAAGGAATCAATGTAATTACAATAAAAGATACGTTAGACCCTCATACACCGGATTCCATTTTCCCAAACAATTGGGTAAGCTTCCATAAAGATGGAAAAGTGGTTTTATATCCGATGTTTGCTTCCAACAGAAGAGTAGAAAGAAGAGAGGATATTATTGAAAGTATCCAGGATCAAGGATTTGAAGTGTCTGAGATTGATGACTGGTCATTCTCAGAAACGCAAGGTCATTTCCTGGAAGGTACAGGAAGTATGATTTTTGATCATGATAATAAGATCGCGTATGGTTCAGTTTCTTTAAGACTGGATGAAAAGTTATTCAGAGAGTTCTGTGCAAAATACGGATTTACTCCGGTTGTTTTCCACTCTTACCAGACTGTAGGCTTAGAAAGGCTTCCGATTTATCATACCAACGTAATGATGTGTGTGGCAGATAAATTTGTGGTGATCTGCCTTGATTGTATCGATGATGAACTGGAAAGAGAAAAGGTGATTGAAACCATCAAAAATTCAGGAAAAGAAATCGTTGAAATTTCCGAAGAGCAAATGCAGCAGTTTGCAGGAAATATGTTACAGGTACAAAACAAAGAAGGTGAAAAGTTCCTTGTAATGAGCCAGACTGCTTACCTGTCTTTAACAACTGATCAGGTGACAGCTATTGAAAAATACTGTGAAATTATCTATTCAGACCTGAATACTATCGAAGTGAATGGAGGCGGAAGTGCAAGATGTATGCTTGCTGAGGTTTTTCTTCCAAAAAAATAA
- a CDS encoding S-adenosylmethionine decarboxylase family protein — MKPLSSKGLHILLTLETESEDLLLDSSRFLEFTESILKTKEVEIVGITNHIFDNHSFTAAVCLKESHLCIHTWPEFKQLTFDVFLCNYSQDNTSKTEQIADEVVGYFNATIIQEHKIHR; from the coding sequence TTGAAACCATTATCAAGTAAAGGTTTACATATTCTTCTGACTTTGGAAACAGAGTCAGAAGATTTGTTATTAGACAGCAGCAGGTTTCTGGAATTTACAGAAAGTATCCTGAAAACTAAAGAGGTGGAGATTGTAGGAATTACTAATCATATTTTCGACAATCATAGTTTTACTGCTGCCGTATGCCTTAAAGAATCCCATCTCTGCATTCATACCTGGCCGGAATTTAAGCAACTTACCTTTGATGTTTTTCTATGCAATTACTCACAGGATAATACTTCAAAAACAGAACAAATTGCTGATGAGGTGGTAGGATATTTCAATGCTACTATTATTCAGGAACATAAAATTCACCGGTAA
- a CDS encoding DUF4178 domain-containing protein: MAIDFTVKEFICSHCDNLIEVGKITPKKLVKKPLENVVLEVGRKGIIDDTEYWVINIVIKKYGSDVYWREYALKDKAGNDAFLSESDGNWVFLQQLEFAFKESKFYAEHEGRKYRWYETTPCSTYAATGFFEEKANFALVSYKEYVNGTEMISREQYGNSPQYFKGHYISRSAIRKAFGVKDLPSSLGIGIVQPFPYNLRQCTNIMAIVALLICLLQLYVVTSRTNQTVFEQTIKFTDVTDKELISNSFSLSGGSAPLKVNAFADVDNSWANVGISLVNEKTNEVIYASKDIEQYSGFEGGESWSEGSQNEDFNICGVAPGTYHFQISAEKEGGVVDPFKSGYRPPNSDFSVIQNESGSFFLQNDKDKTINTYVGKEELEREILRRTGILNNQKEIKKMDSVLINMVPDYGYPEKYEEHTTVSIKATWLPVSFWNFGIVLVCLIVFTVLSYIARRIFETSKWKNSSNSPYPTN; the protein is encoded by the coding sequence TTGGCTATAGATTTTACTGTTAAAGAGTTTATATGCAGCCATTGTGACAACCTTATTGAAGTCGGAAAAATTACACCGAAGAAACTCGTTAAGAAACCTTTGGAAAATGTTGTTCTGGAAGTAGGAAGAAAAGGAATCATCGATGATACCGAATATTGGGTGATCAATATTGTCATCAAAAAATATGGTTCAGATGTCTATTGGAGAGAATATGCTTTGAAAGATAAAGCCGGGAACGATGCCTTTCTCAGTGAAAGTGACGGAAACTGGGTTTTCCTTCAACAACTGGAGTTTGCTTTCAAAGAATCCAAATTTTATGCTGAACATGAAGGACGAAAATACCGCTGGTATGAAACCACTCCATGCAGCACCTATGCAGCAACAGGTTTTTTTGAGGAGAAAGCCAATTTTGCACTTGTCAGCTACAAGGAATATGTAAACGGTACAGAAATGATTTCCAGAGAACAATATGGAAATTCACCCCAATATTTCAAAGGACATTACATTTCAAGATCAGCTATCAGAAAAGCATTTGGTGTAAAAGATTTACCCTCCAGCCTTGGAATAGGTATTGTTCAGCCATTTCCCTATAATTTAAGACAATGCACGAACATTATGGCTATTGTCGCGTTGCTGATATGTTTACTTCAGTTATATGTAGTAACATCAAGAACCAACCAAACGGTCTTTGAACAAACTATTAAGTTTACTGATGTTACCGATAAAGAATTGATCAGTAATAGTTTCAGTCTTTCCGGAGGATCAGCACCGTTAAAGGTAAATGCCTTTGCTGATGTGGATAACTCCTGGGCCAATGTAGGAATAAGCCTTGTGAATGAAAAAACCAATGAAGTAATCTATGCTTCTAAAGATATTGAACAGTATTCCGGTTTTGAAGGTGGTGAAAGCTGGAGTGAAGGAAGTCAGAACGAAGATTTCAATATATGTGGAGTTGCTCCCGGAACTTATCATTTTCAGATCTCGGCAGAAAAAGAAGGTGGAGTAGTAGACCCTTTTAAATCCGGATACCGTCCGCCAAATAGTGATTTTTCTGTTATTCAGAATGAAAGTGGGTCTTTCTTTCTGCAAAATGATAAAGATAAAACCATCAATACATATGTCGGAAAAGAAGAATTAGAAAGAGAAATACTAAGAAGAACCGGTATCCTTAATAATCAAAAAGAAATCAAAAAGATGGATTCTGTTCTCATCAATATGGTGCCGGATTATGGCTATCCGGAGAAATATGAAGAACATACAACCGTTAGCATAAAAGCGACATGGCTGCCAGTGTCTTTCTGGAATTTCGGAATTGTACTTGTATGTTTAATAGTATTTACAGTATTAAGCTATATAGCACGACGTATCTTCGAAACCAGCAAATGGAAAAATAGTTCAAACTCTCCTTATCCTACCAATTAA
- a CDS encoding DUF350 domain-containing protein, protein MDNINLLPIFNSVLYSFLGIAILLVCYFIIEKLTPEKTWHEIAQNKNIALAIVFGAFIIGISMIISAAIHG, encoded by the coding sequence ATGGACAACATTAATCTATTACCCATATTCAACTCGGTTCTCTACTCATTTCTGGGAATCGCTATTCTGTTGGTGTGTTATTTCATCATTGAAAAGTTAACTCCCGAAAAGACATGGCATGAGATCGCTCAAAACAAAAATATAGCACTGGCTATTGTTTTCGGGGCGTTTATTATCGGAATTTCAATGATCATTAGCGCGGCAATTCATGGATAA
- a CDS encoding polyamine aminopropyltransferase → MDKKRIPLELLLMFSVFVIATCGLIYELVAGALASYLLGDSVKQFSFIIGVYLFSMGVGSYLAKFIKGNLIDKFVEIEILVGIVGGISSVVLFILFNTMAHFEAVLYLFVFFTGCLVGVEIPLLMNILKDRIGFKDLVSNVFAFDYIGALLASILFPLVLIPHLGIVKTPLFFGLINISIAIFLCFYLKKELSKPISLKVKAIGAFIFLLGLFVFSDKILSYSEEKLYGENVVFTKSSPYQRIVLTRNNREFRLYLNNNLQFSSTDEYRYHEALVHPVMSMAKNIDNVLVLGGGDGFAVREILKYKEVKKITLVDLDGDMTQFFKNNETMKRLNQRSFSNPKVEIVNKDAYIWVKENKKKFDVIIIDFPDPSNYSLGKLYSLQFYKELEKITTPETKIVVQTTSPYFAPKSFWCIEKTMNQIFPFTSAYHTYVPSFGEWGFSMASYEPVNNKIYRKLPNLKFYDYNFSQLSYFNKDMKVKDVEVNRLDNQILVRYFDEEWGKVQ, encoded by the coding sequence ATGGATAAGAAGAGGATTCCTCTTGAGCTGCTTTTGATGTTCTCAGTATTTGTCATTGCGACATGCGGATTGATTTATGAGTTGGTAGCCGGAGCTTTGGCGAGTTATCTGTTAGGAGATTCTGTAAAGCAGTTTTCCTTCATCATCGGTGTCTATCTTTTTTCGATGGGGGTCGGTTCTTATCTGGCCAAATTTATTAAAGGAAATCTCATTGATAAATTCGTAGAGATTGAAATTCTTGTGGGAATTGTTGGCGGAATAAGTTCTGTGGTGTTATTTATACTATTCAATACCATGGCTCATTTTGAAGCAGTGCTGTATCTATTTGTTTTCTTTACGGGATGCCTGGTCGGGGTGGAAATTCCTCTTCTGATGAATATCCTTAAAGACAGAATAGGATTCAAGGATCTGGTGTCAAATGTTTTTGCTTTTGACTATATCGGTGCTCTTTTAGCATCCATATTATTTCCGCTGGTTCTTATACCCCATCTTGGAATTGTAAAAACACCCTTATTCTTTGGATTGATCAATATTTCTATTGCCATATTTTTATGTTTTTACCTTAAAAAAGAGCTCTCAAAACCGATATCTTTAAAGGTAAAAGCAATAGGAGCCTTTATCTTTCTTCTGGGGCTTTTTGTTTTTTCAGATAAGATTTTATCCTATTCAGAAGAAAAATTATATGGTGAGAATGTTGTTTTTACCAAAAGCTCACCCTATCAGCGAATTGTACTTACCAGGAACAACAGAGAGTTTCGATTATATTTAAATAATAATTTGCAATTTTCTTCCACTGATGAATACCGCTATCATGAGGCACTTGTACATCCGGTGATGTCTATGGCAAAAAATATTGATAACGTTTTGGTACTAGGAGGAGGAGACGGTTTTGCTGTGCGGGAGATCCTCAAATATAAAGAGGTGAAAAAAATCACACTGGTAGATCTGGATGGTGATATGACTCAGTTTTTTAAAAATAATGAGACCATGAAAAGACTCAACCAAAGGTCTTTCTCTAACCCAAAGGTTGAAATCGTAAATAAGGATGCCTACATTTGGGTAAAAGAGAATAAAAAGAAATTTGATGTCATTATCATAGACTTTCCTGATCCATCCAATTATAGTTTGGGAAAACTCTATTCACTGCAGTTTTATAAAGAGCTTGAAAAGATCACAACTCCTGAAACTAAAATTGTAGTTCAGACAACTTCACCCTATTTTGCTCCAAAATCTTTCTGGTGTATAGAAAAAACGATGAATCAGATTTTTCCTTTCACCTCGGCATATCATACCTACGTTCCTTCATTTGGAGAATGGGGATTTTCAATGGCTTCATATGAGCCTGTCAATAACAAGATCTATAGAAAGCTACCCAATTTAAAATTCTACGATTATAACTTTTCACAATTGTCTTATTTTAATAAAGATATGAAGGTGAAAGATGTAGAAGTTAACCGTCTGGATAACCAGATACTAGTCCGATATTTTGATGAAGAGTGGGGAAAAGTTCAGTAG
- a CDS encoding NAD(P)/FAD-dependent oxidoreductase, which translates to MILLFLQYCGKKGKLLLLKISGTNHILGHRLWAKNFPQVSEVIHKKYLIVGGGISGLSACRFLNQHNENDYLVLEMENHLGGNSSNGQNQFSKFPLGAHYLPLPNKENTEIIDFLKECGIYQGDDENGEPVLDEYQMTFPQQERLFFKNSWQNDIVPQKGISQATQKELERFFTMMDDFRQKKDQQGNYWFAIPVHDSSKEDEVIRLEKVLFKDWLGQNNFKSEELLWLLDYSCRDDYGLGIDYVSAWAGIHYFAGRKNNWSKLYKDQVFTWPEGNARLATYLSKYTEGKQLKEHLVFDIKANEKVEVLCFDNAKNKTKKIIAEKVLLATPQFINERILSHRKTFSFQYVPWLLTTITLKNEFGGDEELAWDNVIYGSAGLGYIYDQHQNINQITGEKVITYYRSFSTSDCRKARKKLFSMKENELKVLVLDDLKKAHPLIEDFILEMQFHKIGHAMIAPIPDQIFGNRTKEAKEPVDGKIFFAHSDLSGISIFEEAFYQGIKTAKQML; encoded by the coding sequence ATGATCCTTCTTTTTTTACAATATTGTGGAAAGAAGGGCAAACTGCTGTTGCTTAAAATCTCAGGGACCAATCATATTCTTGGACATCGGCTTTGGGCTAAAAATTTTCCACAAGTATCAGAAGTTATCCACAAAAAATATCTTATTGTGGGCGGTGGAATTTCAGGACTTTCTGCCTGTAGATTTTTAAATCAACATAATGAAAACGATTATTTGGTATTGGAAATGGAAAATCATCTGGGAGGAAACTCTTCAAATGGACAAAACCAATTCTCAAAATTTCCCTTAGGAGCACATTATCTGCCATTACCCAATAAAGAAAATACGGAGATCATTGATTTTTTAAAGGAATGCGGGATCTACCAGGGGGATGATGAAAACGGAGAACCGGTTTTAGATGAATATCAGATGACTTTTCCACAGCAGGAAAGACTATTCTTCAAAAACTCATGGCAGAATGATATTGTTCCACAAAAAGGAATATCTCAGGCAACACAGAAAGAACTTGAACGGTTTTTCACGATGATGGATGATTTCAGGCAGAAGAAAGATCAACAGGGGAACTATTGGTTTGCTATCCCGGTTCATGATTCCAGCAAAGAAGATGAGGTGATCCGGCTTGAAAAAGTTCTTTTCAAAGATTGGCTGGGGCAGAATAACTTCAAGTCCGAAGAATTATTGTGGCTGCTGGACTACTCCTGCAGAGACGATTATGGGTTGGGAATAGATTATGTTTCTGCCTGGGCCGGTATTCACTATTTTGCAGGAAGAAAAAATAATTGGAGCAAACTTTACAAAGATCAGGTTTTCACATGGCCGGAAGGAAATGCGAGGCTGGCAACTTATTTATCAAAATATACTGAAGGAAAACAATTGAAAGAGCATTTGGTTTTTGATATTAAAGCAAATGAAAAAGTAGAAGTGCTATGTTTTGACAATGCTAAGAATAAAACGAAAAAGATCATTGCTGAAAAAGTTTTGCTGGCTACTCCACAATTTATTAATGAGAGAATTTTAAGCCACAGAAAGACTTTTTCATTTCAATATGTGCCATGGCTACTCACCACTATTACATTGAAAAATGAATTCGGAGGAGACGAAGAACTGGCTTGGGATAATGTGATCTACGGATCTGCCGGCTTGGGGTATATTTATGATCAGCATCAGAATATTAATCAGATCACAGGTGAAAAAGTAATTACCTATTACAGAAGTTTTTCAACAAGTGATTGCAGGAAAGCACGTAAGAAACTATTTTCTATGAAAGAAAACGAATTAAAGGTTCTGGTTTTAGATGATTTAAAAAAAGCGCACCCACTTATAGAAGATTTTATTCTGGAAATGCAATTTCATAAAATAGGACATGCTATGATAGCTCCTATTCCTGATCAGATTTTTGGAAATAGAACAAAAGAAGCAAAAGAGCCTGTAGATGGTAAGATTTTCTTTGCTCATTCTGACCTTTCCGGAATCTCAATTTTTGAAGAAGCCTTCTATCAGGGAATAAAAACGGCAAAGCAAATGCTGTAA
- a CDS encoding discoidin domain-containing protein: MRQYFLLGAIFLGILLGAQQKTFCNPINIDYGYTPFEVFSKQGKHRATADPVIVNFKNKLFLFSTNQEGYWYSDDMLDWKFVKRKFLRDNKYIHDLNAPAVWAMKDTLYVYGSTWEQDFPIWKSTNPTKDDWKIAVDTLKVGAWDPAFHYDEDKNKLYLYWGSSNEWPLLGTEVKVKNLQSEGFVKPIIKLKPEDHGWERFGEYNDNVFLQPFVEGAWMTKHNGKYYMQYGAPATEFSGYSDGVYVSKSPLEGFEYQQHNPFSYKPGGFARGAGHGATFEDNYKNWWHVSTIFISTKNNFERRLGIWPAGFDKDDVMFCNTAYGDYPTYLPQYAQGKDFTKGLFAGWMLLNYNKPVQVSSTLGSYQPNYAVDEDIKTYWSAKTGNSGEWFQTDLGEVSTINALQINYADQDAEFMGKTLGKMHQYKIYGSDDGKKWKVIVDKSKNIKDVPHDYVELEKPAKVRFLKMENLKMPTGKFALSGFRVFGKGSGEKPAKVQGFVPLRADPKKYGERRSIWMKWQQNPDADGYVIYWGKSPDKMYGSIMVYGKNEYFFTGADRADAYYFQIEAFSANGISERTEIVKSE, from the coding sequence ATGCGGCAATACTTTTTATTAGGGGCAATATTTCTTGGAATACTGCTGGGAGCTCAGCAAAAAACATTCTGTAATCCTATCAACATTGATTACGGATATACACCTTTTGAAGTTTTTTCCAAACAAGGAAAACACCGTGCTACAGCCGATCCGGTGATTGTCAATTTTAAAAATAAACTTTTCCTTTTCTCAACCAATCAGGAAGGGTATTGGTATAGTGATGACATGTTGGACTGGAAATTTGTAAAAAGGAAATTCCTCAGAGATAATAAATACATCCACGACCTTAATGCTCCGGCAGTATGGGCAATGAAAGATACGCTCTATGTGTATGGTTCTACATGGGAGCAGGACTTTCCGATCTGGAAAAGTACCAATCCAACCAAAGATGACTGGAAGATTGCCGTGGATACTCTAAAAGTAGGGGCATGGGATCCTGCATTTCATTATGATGAAGATAAAAATAAACTCTACCTGTATTGGGGTTCCAGCAATGAATGGCCTCTGCTGGGAACGGAAGTTAAAGTTAAAAATCTTCAATCAGAAGGCTTCGTAAAGCCTATTATAAAATTAAAACCGGAAGACCATGGCTGGGAAAGATTTGGAGAATATAATGATAATGTGTTTCTGCAACCTTTTGTAGAAGGAGCGTGGATGACCAAGCATAACGGAAAATATTATATGCAATATGGAGCTCCGGCAACAGAATTCAGTGGATATTCAGATGGAGTATATGTTAGCAAAAGCCCTTTGGAAGGTTTCGAATATCAGCAGCATAACCCATTTTCGTATAAACCCGGAGGTTTTGCAAGAGGAGCAGGCCACGGAGCAACTTTTGAAGATAATTACAAAAACTGGTGGCATGTTTCAACCATTTTTATTTCTACTAAAAATAATTTTGAAAGAAGACTCGGGATCTGGCCGGCAGGTTTTGATAAAGATGATGTAATGTTCTGCAATACTGCTTATGGAGATTATCCAACTTATCTTCCTCAATATGCACAAGGTAAAGATTTTACAAAAGGTCTATTTGCCGGATGGATGTTGCTGAATTATAATAAACCGGTTCAGGTTTCTTCCACCCTAGGTAGTTATCAACCAAATTATGCCGTGGATGAAGATATTAAAACTTATTGGAGTGCAAAGACCGGCAATTCAGGCGAATGGTTCCAGACAGATCTTGGTGAAGTATCTACAATTAATGCGCTTCAAATCAATTATGCCGATCAGGATGCGGAATTTATGGGGAAAACCCTTGGGAAAATGCATCAGTACAAGATCTATGGATCGGACGATGGTAAAAAATGGAAGGTAATTGTGGATAAAAGCAAAAATATAAAAGATGTTCCCCATGATTATGTTGAACTGGAAAAACCTGCAAAAGTGAGATTTCTTAAAATGGAGAACCTTAAAATGCCTACCGGAAAATTTGCGTTGAGTGGTTTCAGGGTATTTGGTAAAGGAAGTGGAGAAAAACCGGCGAAAGTACAAGGCTTCGTCCCTTTGAGAGCCGATCCTAAAAAATATGGAGAAAGAAGAAGTATCTGGATGAAATGGCAACAAAATCCTGATGCAGACGGGTACGTCATCTATTGGGGAAAATCACCGGATAAAATGTACGGAAGTATTATGGTATATGGAAAGAACGAATATTTCTTTACCGGAGCCGACAGAGCGGATGCTTATTATTTCCAGATTGAAGCCTTTAGTGCCAATGGTATTTCAGAAAGGACAGAGATTGTAAAATCTGAATAA
- a CDS encoding serine hydrolase domain-containing protein, translated as MKKLRIISFSLFLLASLGCGKNENKDYQSNLDKAVRNIHNSLQKELKTSIPSLSVYVVSPKGTLFSSITGANGTVVNENTYFRFASNTKNFTSTAILKMMQDEWLHLDDDITEMIPGTNIPYTPDGADWNFPNKSQITIRQLLQHNAGVYDITNDASKYNINGQTYTDYMLQNFPDHQFSTPEYVKILTKNNLTYGEPNTVYHYSNTGYSILSEIISRIYSQKAGMNKTYSNYMYDYIVGPGTKVPLKIRFPELASEQQLPVPYVKGFIKYDNHDEFTNLKNTSANVGEGNGIGTMKMLSEYIRSIMKAENVLNASSVKLMRTNKGPATTPEQNNYSLGCFYIPGVGYGHNGATQGYLSMMLYDPETDFSVVVLMPFWDLRNNMEDFPKCINALNTTAAEAKKAVGY; from the coding sequence ATGAAAAAACTTAGAATCATTTCATTTTCACTTTTTCTGCTTGCTTCCTTAGGTTGCGGGAAAAATGAAAATAAGGACTACCAGTCGAATCTGGATAAAGCTGTTCGGAATATTCACAACAGTCTTCAGAAAGAGTTGAAGACTTCTATTCCCTCACTGAGTGTTTACGTAGTTTCTCCAAAAGGAACTCTTTTCAGTAGCATAACCGGAGCAAATGGCACAGTGGTTAACGAGAATACCTATTTCCGTTTTGCAAGCAATACAAAGAATTTTACTTCTACAGCTATTTTAAAAATGATGCAGGATGAATGGCTGCACCTGGATGATGATATTACGGAGATGATCCCTGGAACGAATATTCCTTATACTCCCGACGGAGCAGATTGGAATTTCCCCAACAAGAGCCAGATAACGATCCGACAGCTTCTGCAACATAATGCGGGAGTATATGATATTACGAATGACGCTTCAAAGTATAATATAAATGGACAGACCTATACAGACTATATGCTTCAGAATTTTCCGGATCACCAGTTTTCTACTCCGGAATACGTGAAAATTTTAACAAAAAACAACCTTACGTATGGTGAACCCAATACAGTGTATCACTATTCAAATACAGGATATTCGATTCTGAGTGAAATTATATCCAGGATTTATTCACAAAAAGCAGGAATGAACAAAACATACAGTAATTATATGTATGATTATATTGTTGGTCCTGGTACAAAGGTTCCACTAAAAATCCGATTTCCGGAACTCGCTTCAGAACAGCAACTTCCTGTGCCTTATGTGAAAGGATTCATTAAATATGATAATCATGATGAGTTTACCAATCTTAAAAATACAAGTGCTAATGTAGGAGAAGGAAATGGGATCGGAACCATGAAAATGCTTTCCGAATACATCAGAAGCATAATGAAAGCAGAGAACGTACTTAATGCTTCGAGTGTTAAGTTAATGAGAACCAATAAAGGTCCTGCAACTACTCCTGAACAAAATAATTATTCTTTGGGGTGTTTCTACATTCCGGGAGTAGGATATGGACATAATGGTGCCACCCAAGGATATCTTTCCATGATGCTTTATGATCCGGAAACTGACTTTTCAGTCGTTGTACTCATGCCATTCTGGGATCTTAGAAATAATATGGAAGATTTTCCTAAATGTATCAATGCTCTGAATACCACAGCTGCAGAAGCAAAAAAGGCCGTTGGATACTAA
- a CDS encoding alpha/beta hydrolase family protein: protein MVRFLENRFHYTPHFILLGNSAGGHLSMLYAYQPDSLKKIKAVINIVGPADLSDPGFKNYQDYSFVEKRLVDPSQSKPETSPIDFVSPVKWIDKTSPPTLSYYGNTDHVIPSTQGKILDSILNQNHVIHESYNFNGGHLDWDQSPTDTFLIDKIDLFLKLIDKK from the coding sequence GTGGTAAGATTTTTAGAGAACAGATTTCATTACACTCCTCACTTTATTTTATTAGGCAATAGTGCCGGAGGACATTTGTCAATGTTATACGCTTATCAGCCTGATTCTTTGAAAAAAATAAAGGCTGTCATCAATATTGTGGGACCTGCGGATCTTTCCGATCCCGGATTCAAAAATTACCAGGACTATTCATTTGTAGAGAAAAGGCTTGTTGATCCCAGTCAGTCCAAACCAGAAACTTCCCCAATAGATTTCGTAAGCCCTGTCAAATGGATTGATAAAACCTCACCACCTACACTTTCCTACTATGGAAATACTGATCACGTTATTCCATCAACACAAGGTAAAATATTGGATTCAATTCTGAACCAAAATCATGTGATTCATGAAAGCTACAATTTCAATGGAGGCCATCTGGATTGGGACCAATCTCCAACTGATACTTTTCTGATAGACAAAATTGATCTTTTCCTGAAACTTATAGACAAAAAATAA